The genomic interval GTACAGAGAGACAGCGCTTCTTTTCGATCCCCAAACCTCAGCCAACGGCAACAAACAGAGGATTGTTATTATTGTGGCTCATGAGCTCGCCCATATGGTAACGCTACAACCAAGTGACAAACATTTCTTACTTTTGTTTGACATCATGCTAATGGTACAGTTTGTCTCTTCCAGTGGTTTGGTAATCTTGTGACGCTAAAATGGTGGAATGATCTGTGGCTGAATGAAGGGTTCGCGTCATACGTGGAGTACCTTGGTGCAGACTACGCAGAGCCAACATGGAGCATTGTAGGATGATAGTACAGGAGATATCTAGTAGTGATATAGTAGATATTCTTTGTCCAAAATGTACCCTCTTTTGTCTTTCCACAGAAAGACCAGTTCATACTGTATGATATTTACCATGCGTTTGCAGTGGACAGCCTGGTGTCCTCTCACCCTCTGTCCCGCAAAGAGGAGGAAGTCAACACACCGTCGGAAATCACCCAAATGTTCGACACCATCTCTTACAGCAAGGTGAGATGGTTCatcatgtttcattttattaaccCTTAGGTTCTTCATGAGATCCTTCGTATATTTTACGGCACCTTGGGGAGGATTTCCAGTTTGGAATCATTTCTGAAGCAGCAAATTATTATCTTTCTGCCTGAAAATGTAACATGAGGTCTTTAAAATCAGGgcgtgaaggctggcccgtgtgatccgatctaacagacgtgGTACcgttgcttaaattgctgaagaagttaatgctggttctgatagaaaggtgtcagaatacacagtgcatgactggtcagggctattttcgcagcaaaaggggggccaacacgatattaggcaggtggtcataatgttatgcctgatcagtgtattttctAATATACGGTATAAATAACTTTTAATGTTCTTTGAGCtctttataaattatataagaGCAGTTATTTGTAGTGGAGTCAGACTTTTGAACTCTTCTGTTGGTTTtcctgatttctttctttcttctgaatCAACTGCTCTATCATGAAAAGTGTTGTAGGCTATTAAATAGCTTTAAAGAACATATTGTAAGACTTGAGAAGTGGCAAAGTTATACATTTTTTGCATTTAGAAACTGGATATATCACTAAAATACtgagtatgtaagtgtgtgtgtgtgttattccagGGGGCTGCAGTACTCAGGATGCTCTCTCAGTTCCTCTCTGAGCCTGTCTTTGTCGAAGGACTTAGTGTAAGCTTTACTTACTTTTTAACTTAAAGGGTTAATGGGGGCTATTTATGAGCTGATCGAATAAAATAAAGCATCTTTTCAATGTTCCCTCTTACAGACATATCTAAAGCAGTTTGCTTTTGGGAGCACAACGTATACTGACCTTTGGGATCATCTTCAGAAGGTAAGTAGGCATTGACTGTGATAAATTTCCCCACCTCATGCCCTGGTATAGGCTTCGGATCCACCGTGGTCCTGACTAGGATGAAGCTCTTTACTGAAGATGAAATCCAGTTTGATGTGAGAATGATGTTCTATTCACCTTCCTATACAAGAACATCATGTCTCCGATGTCTTCTTCAGGCAGTTGATAAAACCCCAAATCTGAAATTGCCACACAGCATCAATGACATCATGAACCGCTGGATTCTTCAAATGGGTTTCCCAGTCATCACTATAGACACCCAAACTGGGAACGTGAGCCAGAAGCACTTTCTGCTGGAGCCGGACTCAGTGGTAGAGCGACCATCAGAATTCAAGTACGATGCTTAAACTTGTCATTTTAATATCATCACAAAGATCATAAAACCTTTGGTTAATTTATTGTGAGCTGAAATAACAAAGCTTAACAGAATGCATGTTTAACCCTTCTGCTTAAGTTATGAGTGGTTTATTCCAATCAAATGGATGAAGCGTGGTGTAGAACAGGAGCAACTCTGGCTTCTTCAGAAATCAGGTATTTCTGTGCACTCCATTACAATCGCAATACTTTTTTTGAAGCACTGACATGTATTTCATTAAGGTTCACTGCTGAATGACCACTGCTACAACTCTAGATTTACTTAGAACTAGAATTACTCAGATACTGGACTTCTCTTTCTTGATGTAAAATGAACGCttgctctgtgtttgtctcgACATATCTCTCAGCCAATGATTATAACAGATCTGCTTGTTGGGATTCTTGTGTTGTCTCTCCAGCTATGCATAAATCTCTAAAAGCCGGAAACAGGGAATGGGTTTTGGCGAATCTAAACGTTTCAGGTTACTACAGAGTCAATTACGATCTTCAGAACTGGGAACGACTTCTCGATCAGCTGACAACCGACCACCAGGTACAGAAATTTCAAACATAATGCCATAGTCTCTTAAAGTGACagtaagataaataaatgaaatgctaACATCTCCCAAATCATCTTTACATCGGTATACAGTTATAACGTACCTATTTAATAGAATAGCTATACAGTATGTCTATGAGACAGTGTTATGATTTCAATGCTAAAACAATTTGGCTTTTCTGTTGCTTGCTTAGACAATACCAGTGATCAACAGAGCACAGATTCTGGACGATGCCTTTACTCTAGCAAGGTTGGATCACCAGTCATGCACTTtccttttaacatttttttgtgtCATTGTTTCCTTGTTGAAATCATATAACTCATGTTCCATGTCCTTCAGGGCATCTatcataaacataaaccttGCTCTAAAAGTGACTAAATACCTGTCGAAGGAGAGAGAGTACATACCGTGGGAAGCAGCTCTCAGAAGCCTCAGCTCATTGTATGACGTATTTGAGCGCAATGAGGTTTATGGACCGATGCAGGTGGGTTCAGGACAGACATCAATTAAATCAGCTTCAAGTTGATTCAGTGTAATAGCgcttatttttgttcttttaggCCTACTTACGAAAACAAGTCAAGCCTCTGTTCGATCATTTTACTTCTGTGACTAGAAACTGGACGACGGTGCCCGCAGGCCACACTGATCAGTAAAGACTTGAACATTTCTCTTAACGCTTACACTCTGATTAGATAACCGAGGGTTAATCAAGTCTTTTATGGTTCCTGCTTTGTGCTTAGATTCACACAGATCATCGCACTGTCCCTGGCATGCAGTACAGGAGTACAGGGATGCAGAGATCTCACCAAGCACTGGTTTAGACAGTGGATGCAGGAACCTGACAACAATAGGTAAGTATTTATAGAAATTAGAGAATTATACAGAACTGCACCTTATATCTTATAGTCAGCTGTtgatttctgattctgatttggAGGAAATGCATGGAAGCATTTGTGGGTGTGTCTCAAACAGCTCCATAGCTCCCTAGGGTGTGACTCATGAGTTGGGACACTGTTAAGGATGTTGTCTCACTACACATTAGGACGCTGATGACTCCATTTTCCGAGACATTCCAATTTCAGTCAAAACGAAAtcccaaacatatgaaatatttattcatataaattTATCAGGATTTTCATATGTGGGTCCTGTCATCAAGCAGGATTGTAAGCGAGctagtagattttttttctttttaaattattggACACTTGAAAGTCTTTACACTTGAACCATACATAGAGCATCtaataaagctaaaaaaaaaacccactaagGGGAGTAATATTTGTATACAAAGTTGGCTGAGAGTTTGTCTGTCATTTCCTGTAAAAGAATATTGATGCCTCCTGGTTTCtgcggtgcattgtgggattttttttaagggTGTTAACTGCCTAGTTTCAGTGCACTGGAAAGATTTTGCCACTGAAAAAGAGAAAGCCCTTTAAAATGGCCAACTTCCTGTAACCCTGTAACACTTCAAAGTATTTTGATGAAGTAAAAATGACAGGTAATGATGACCTTAGAAATCTCACACTGGAAATAGGGTGGAAATATACACTAATTGAACCGATTATAATTTACCGAACAAACATGTTGGTCAAAAAGCACATTTCCCAAGTATGACTTGAACAGATCCGTCTAGAACATATTCAAACaatattttattagtattagtgaTGGGAAGTTTGGATCATTTTACTGCCTCCGATCTTTGAATCTTGTTCCAATTACCTTGAAACATTCTACTTATGCAAACATTGATCACATTTAGAATAAGATAAAACTATAAATCAATGAAGGCCAAGTATTACTGACTGCAATATTACTGACTGCAAGATACCGAGCCAGAaagtggtcacgtgatgaacTATCAAACGGCTTGGGCCTGAAGACTCTGAAGAACCTATACAGGACCTATAGGATGTTGTGCATGCGTGGTCAATACAAAATACGTCTCAGAATCGCTCTCTGAGACGACTCGTTGTTCGCGAGTCATATTAAGGAATCGTTCATAATGAACGAATCGTTCATGAACAACACATCACTAATTACTATCTCTATCTATCATAACTTTATTCCTAACCCTAACAAGTTTACACAAGTTTTTGAAGCGTAGGCTTTGGCATAGCTTCTATGTATAAAAATTGTTTCATAAAAATAGTTTGAAATAggacaatataaaataattgcTCTGTATAAAAAAGTTTGAGCCTGCATTTTGCTCTATGTATATGTTTAGTAGTACATGGTAAGAATGCAGCACTTAGCCATAATAAAGCATTCTTTTCTCCTTCTGACATTTTATTATGGGCCCCTTTGACAGCTGTGAACTTTAAGTAGCCACTTAATTTGCTAATTAGTCAAAGCCGGCTTTCCTTTTCTTCGGAATTCCTCTCAGTAGTTTTATGAATAGGTTTTATGAAGAAGTCTTAGCTAGGAACTTTAGCTAGGAGTGGCACTTCAGAGAACTTTTAATGTTACTTATTAAACTAAAACAGTCTCCTAATGTAAAATTCCTAATGCTTCATCTGTTAGGATTCACCCGAACCTGAGGTCGACGGTGTACTGCAATGCCGTGGCTGCAGGAGGAGTGGAGGAATGGGACTTTTGTTGGAAGATGTTTAAGAAGTCTACAGTAGCAGCTGAGGCTGTCAAACTGAGGTCAGCCTTATCCTGCACCAAACAGCCATGGCTGCTTAACAGGTACCTATTCTCAAATTTCTTataaaatgtcattcacttAGATTCAGATAGATTAACATGATTTagatatgtacactatattgacaaaagttttgggacacccctccaaatcattgaattcaggtgttgtttttcaggggttgagttcggccccttagttccagtgaaaggaactcttaatgcttcagaataccaagacattttggacaatttcatgctcccaactttgtgggaacagtttgaggatgaccccttcctgttccagcatgactgcacaccagtgcacaaagcaaggtccataaagcaaggaccttgctttgtgcaccggtgtgcagtcatgttggaacaggaaggggacatccccaaactgttcccacaaagttgggagcatgaaattgtccaaaatgtcttggtatgctgaagaattaagatttcctttcactgaaagtAAGGGGCCAAGCCAAACCCCTGAGAAactacacctgaattcaatgatttggaggggtgtcccaaaacttttgccaatatagtgtagatagatctgtgtgggtgcaggttttcattccaactgagcagaagctacacctgattccaccagtttaatcaactgatcttggctttcagtagactcaggtgtggcttttgcccggttggaatgaaagcctgcaccaaCACCGGCCTTTTGAGGATAAGATTGGAAACCActgatttacatcatttatcTATTCCTTTTTCAAACAAGGTTCCTGGAATACACTCTGGATCCTGAAAAGATTCGTAAACAGGATGCGACCACAACAATAGGATCGATCGCCAGCAACGTGATCGGGCAGCCCCTGGCATGGGATTTTGTCAGAGAGCGATGGGAGTACCTTTTAAACACGTAAGAGTGACCCATGGAACATGATATGGTTCTGAAGCAAAGAGAGCTATTAGATTTTAGAttattgatttgttttgcaGGTATGGAACGGGATCATTCGGCTTCGCCAGGTTAATAAGTGACGTCACTGCCAAACTGTGCACTCCATTTGAGCTACAACAGGTAGGACAAGTCCTTAAAGAACATTAAAGATTTACAATGTAGATGGACGGGGGGCCATTAAATGATACGGTATATACCCATACACTGCAAAAAAGCaggtgaaaatatcttgaatttaGCCAAATTTCTATTACTAAAACATAATTCTAGACATTCTTACTAATATCAAGCTTGTAATTGGTTGTAATTGGCCTGATCTTGCTATGtttggaagaaaaagaaaaaatagatttCATTTAATCTCATATTTGGTTAATTGTACTCTTATAGTAGGACATTCTACATAAATCTGACCACAGTTAATATATTTTCACTGTCAGTTTTTGCAGTACACAGTGCGAAAGTTTGTGAACACATATTGTGTTCAGCTGAGATGTATAAATGTACAGCTCCGTCAGAACATCCGGAGAAGTGACTAACATGACTGAATGGTGAGAACGATTACCTGTTAATACTTAGGGATTAGTGAATTGAAGTGGTTTTGATTTGTTTCTCGTGTGCTGCTTCGTGTTACCGCTTTGGATTAACACCACAAACTCTGAACAGATTAGACAACTGTTTAGAAATCGAAGAAGGAAGAATAAACACAtacttctctctctgtttgtctttatACGTTCGGTATCCATCGTAAACAAGCCGTGCTCTCAGATCcaagtgtgtaaataaaatgagtaGTCTGTGAAAGCTTTCTCCTTTGTGACCTAATGTCTGTAGCGAGTCTCTGATCTGATGAGCTGCCTCGAGTTACatcatttacataaatacatgtgACGAGACGAAACAGAGGCTGGCTCTTGTTTAAACCGGAGTTGCTTAATTACAGCCCTTTTCCATATGTTTATATCCCCCTTCTGCACTAATCCAAAGTGAACAGGAATGGggaatgacagtaacaccagggGATGATGGTGATTCTTGTATTTTTTCCTCCCTTCAAAATGAGCCTTGCttaaaaaaggcaaaaatagTTCAGATGTCCTCAACATGCTATAACCTCATACCATTATCGCTATAgttgttgtctttatttgtagCATGTAAGTATATCTTGGTGTCGAAACACAGCTAGAT from Hemibagrus wyckioides isolate EC202008001 linkage group LG10, SWU_Hwy_1.0, whole genome shotgun sequence carries:
- the anpepa gene encoding aminopeptidase N; its protein translation is MGKGYFISKPLATIAALLAALAVITIIALSIVYSKEKAKNELKFNNGTSPVPPTKPPSNEPWDKYRLPDTISPQYYNITLWPQLTMDSQGMYIFTGESGVAFKCVKETDLILIHCHKLNLTLFEGMHAKLMGMHNTKAPAIGKTWFQEETQYLVIQLKGTLKPGMVYWLYTEFRGELADDLEGFYRSEYEEDGAKKVLAITQMQATSARKAFPCFDEPAMKAIFHITLIHDRGTVALSNSRDLGPESLKIKGQNVIKTRFEPTKRMSTYLVAFIVCEFTYTSKQRDNVDVLVRIWARKNAIAEGQGDYALRITQPILEFFEKYYNTSYPLSKSDQIALPDFNAGAMENWGLVTYRETALLFDPQTSANGNKQRIVIIVAHELAHMWFGNLVTLKWWNDLWLNEGFASYVEYLGADYAEPTWSIKDQFILYDIYHAFAVDSLVSSHPLSRKEEEVNTPSEITQMFDTISYSKGAAVLRMLSQFLSEPVFVEGLSTYLKQFAFGSTTYTDLWDHLQKAVDKTPNLKLPHSINDIMNRWILQMGFPVITIDTQTGNVSQKHFLLEPDSVVERPSEFNYEWFIPIKWMKRGVEQEQLWLLQKSAMHKSLKAGNREWVLANLNVSGYYRVNYDLQNWERLLDQLTTDHQTIPVINRAQILDDAFTLARASIININLALKVTKYLSKEREYIPWEAALRSLSSLYDVFERNEVYGPMQAYLRKQVKPLFDHFTSVTRNWTTVPAGHTDQFTQIIALSLACSTGVQGCRDLTKHWFRQWMQEPDNNRIHPNLRSTVYCNAVAAGGVEEWDFCWKMFKKSTVAAEAVKLRSALSCTKQPWLLNRFLEYTLDPEKIRKQDATTTIGSIASNVIGQPLAWDFVRERWEYLLNTYGTGSFGFARLISDVTAKLCTPFELQQLKQFQKDNADVGFGSASQALQQAIEKTTARIKWLAENKEPVLKWFLSETA